One part of the Pseudoalteromonas ulvae UL12 genome encodes these proteins:
- a CDS encoding prepilin-type N-terminal cleavage/methylation domain-containing protein, with protein sequence MITLHSSQRHCSGFTLIELIIVIVILGVLAITAAPKFLNIQADAHISAIKGAEGAINTAASLFKAKSLTSGQGFATVVEFEGVKGSHHQPYAASGTSGGFTADYSSPPEIFEAAGLNALDWSYRIFVESGSYAVVAAPKGVLNLAQPTDAQVKATQCYFQYHWKNSGRPEVTVLTTGC encoded by the coding sequence ATGATTACTCTACATTCATCTCAGCGCCACTGTTCAGGCTTTACCTTAATAGAGCTTATTATTGTGATTGTTATTCTTGGTGTGCTCGCGATAACGGCCGCACCGAAATTTCTTAATATACAAGCTGATGCGCATATTTCAGCCATTAAAGGGGCTGAAGGGGCGATCAATACCGCGGCCTCCCTTTTTAAGGCAAAAAGTTTAACCTCAGGGCAAGGTTTTGCGACAGTCGTTGAGTTTGAAGGTGTAAAAGGTAGTCATCATCAGCCTTATGCTGCATCTGGAACATCAGGCGGTTTTACAGCTGATTATTCATCACCTCCAGAAATATTTGAAGCGGCAGGACTGAACGCGCTGGATTGGTCATATCGTATTTTTGTCGAAAGCGGCAGTTATGCGGTGGTCGCGGCACCTAAAGGTGTGCTTAATCTCGCCCAGCCTACTGATGCACAAGTGAAAGCCACACAGTGTTATTTTCAATATCATTGGAAAAATAGTGGTCGCCCAGAAGTCACAGTTTTAACCACCGGATGTTAA